The following are from one region of the Synechococcus sp. CBW1108 genome:
- the istB gene encoding IS21-like element helper ATPase IstB, which yields MAWIRCHWQSIASHAEGEGWSPSQFLYALCEQEMEQRQQARQHRLLRAAQLPWSKALADYDHGGRIEAHRWQELEALSRQSEWLQRGENVLLFGPSGVGKTHLAIGIALAQIGLDQACRFYPATSLVQELQKARAEYNLPAALERLDRYPLLLIDDIGYVRRDEQESSVLFELICHRYERRSLLITANQPFTAWDEIFPSSSMTVAAVDRLVHHCHIVEISGDSHRRAQASRRSGSK from the coding sequence TTGGCATGGATCCGCTGCCACTGGCAGAGCATCGCCTCGCATGCTGAGGGCGAGGGCTGGAGCCCCAGTCAGTTTCTCTATGCCCTGTGCGAGCAGGAAATGGAGCAACGCCAGCAGGCCCGCCAGCACCGGCTGCTGCGCGCGGCCCAGCTGCCCTGGAGCAAAGCGCTGGCGGACTACGACCATGGCGGCCGGATCGAGGCGCACCGATGGCAGGAACTGGAGGCCTTGAGCCGCCAGAGCGAGTGGCTGCAGCGGGGCGAGAACGTGCTGCTGTTCGGCCCCAGTGGCGTCGGCAAGACCCATCTGGCCATCGGCATCGCCCTGGCGCAGATCGGCCTGGATCAGGCCTGCCGCTTCTATCCCGCCACGAGCCTGGTGCAGGAGCTGCAGAAGGCCCGCGCCGAATACAACCTGCCGGCAGCGCTGGAGCGGCTGGATCGCTACCCGCTGCTGCTGATCGATGACATTGGCTATGTGCGGCGGGATGAACAGGAGAGCAGCGTGCTGTTTGAGCTGATCTGCCACCGCTACGAGCGCCGATCGCTGCTGATCACCGCCAATCAGCCGTTCACCGCCTGGGATGAGATCTTCCCCAGCAGCTCAATGACCGTGGCGGCGGTGGACCGGCTGGTGCACCACTGCCACATCGTCGAGATCAGCGGCGACAGCCACCGCCGTGCCCAGGCAAGCCGGCGCAGCGGCAGCAAATAG
- a CDS encoding HlyD family efflux transporter periplasmic adaptor subunit: MQSPSSGPLQEILVKEGQCVKAGHVMARIDLVQLRGVLEAGGRRLQQLRRQNDLATLQAQRERSLARSDLERLLPYRASGAISEETFIDKELQLQRIDSQQLAAYQTRRQGINDELLALTRQQEEYRRGSLVVAPVAGCIVEQLVQPGAVVNAGSTLFSLDRRDRRKEIVSLVYFPSQDGKRLRPGQEVRITPTTTRAQRHGGIRGKILGLRTLPVSREALRQRLGLDSLVQTVQPPGSNNGNEPLIEAVTSLQRDPRTRSGFDWGGGPGPDLILSPGTGTDVSVLVEQRQPISYVIPLLRDISGIY, from the coding sequence GTGCAAAGTCCCAGCAGTGGACCCCTGCAGGAGATCCTGGTGAAGGAGGGGCAATGCGTAAAAGCAGGCCATGTCATGGCTCGCATTGATCTGGTCCAGCTTCGGGGGGTGCTGGAAGCCGGTGGCAGAAGACTCCAGCAACTGCGCCGCCAAAACGACCTGGCGACGCTCCAGGCCCAGCGTGAAAGGAGTCTGGCAAGGAGCGACCTGGAGCGTTTGTTGCCTTACCGGGCCAGCGGCGCGATCTCCGAGGAAACCTTCATCGACAAGGAACTCCAGCTGCAACGGATTGACAGTCAGCAGCTGGCTGCATACCAGACCCGCCGGCAGGGCATCAATGACGAACTGCTCGCACTTACCAGACAACAGGAAGAATACCGGCGGGGGTCCCTGGTGGTCGCTCCTGTGGCGGGCTGCATAGTGGAGCAGTTGGTACAACCGGGCGCGGTGGTGAACGCCGGCAGCACGCTTTTCTCCCTGGACCGCCGGGACCGGCGTAAAGAAATCGTGAGCCTGGTCTACTTCCCCAGCCAGGACGGCAAACGCCTCAGACCGGGGCAGGAAGTGCGCATCACTCCCACAACCACCCGGGCCCAGCGCCATGGCGGTATCCGCGGGAAGATTCTTGGGCTACGCACCCTGCCCGTAAGCCGGGAGGCCCTGCGCCAACGGCTGGGCCTCGATTCCCTGGTGCAAACGGTTCAGCCTCCTGGCAGCAACAACGGCAACGAACCCCTGATTGAAGCGGTGACCAGCCTCCAACGCGATCCCCGCACCCGCAGCGGCTTTGATTGGGGTGGGGGCCCTGGGCCCGACCTGATCCTCAGCCCCGGCACAGGCACGGACGTGTCAGTTCTTGTGGAGCAACGCCAGCCGATCAGCTATGTGATCCCCCTTCTGCGGGACATCAGCGGCATCTATTGA
- a CDS encoding LuxR C-terminal-related transcriptional regulator → MAQQQWNTVKTHLRNLSAKLRARDRTHAAVLGLRLGLIDWPND, encoded by the coding sequence GTGGCGCAACAACAATGGAACACGGTCAAAACCCACCTGCGCAATCTGAGCGCCAAGCTCCGGGCCCGGGATCGCACCCACGCGGCCGTGCTTGGCCTGCGTCTGGGGCTGATCGACTGGCCGAACGACTAA
- a CDS encoding toll/interleukin-1 receptor domain-containing protein: MQNPSVFISYSHDSDSHKDWVYQLACELVKNGVEVTLDQWDIQLGSNIHKFMEKGLTNADRVLVVCTDNYNTKSNEGLGGGLAMKRIFLLLNYFLLKIPPSLFHALEK, encoded by the coding sequence ATGCAAAATCCCTCGGTTTTCATCTCCTATTCTCACGACAGCGATTCCCATAAGGACTGGGTCTACCAGCTTGCTTGCGAGCTTGTAAAGAATGGGGTAGAGGTTACCTTGGATCAATGGGATATACAGCTCGGCTCCAATATTCACAAGTTTATGGAAAAGGGCTTGACGAACGCGGATCGAGTGCTGGTTGTATGCACGGATAATTACAACACCAAGTCCAACGAAGGGCTGGGGGGGGGGCTGGCTATGAAAAGAATATTCTTACTTCTGAACTACTTTCTTCTCAAGATACCACCAAGTTTATTCCATGCATTAGAGAAGTAA
- a CDS encoding type II toxin-antitoxin system death-on-curing family toxin: MPGLRDLGLLESSIAQPHQSFGGVDLYPGLNAKAAALGVSLIQNQPFVDGNKRIGHAAMETTLVLNGVELIATIDAAEGVVLAVASGELDREAFSRWVADNQQTTKPL, from the coding sequence ATGCCCGGTCTGCGGGACCTGGGCCTGCTGGAGTCCTCCATCGCCCAGCCCCACCAGAGCTTTGGCGGTGTTGATCTTTACCCAGGACTGAATGCCAAAGCAGCAGCGCTGGGGGTCTCCCTGATCCAGAACCAGCCCTTCGTGGATGGCAACAAGCGGATCGGCCATGCCGCCATGGAAACGACCCTCGTACTGAACGGCGTCGAGTTGATCGCCACAATCGATGCTGCAGAGGGCGTTGTTTTGGCAGTGGCCAGCGGCGAGCTTGATCGCGAGGCCTTCTCGCGCTGGGTCGCAGATAACCAGCAGACGACCAAACCGCTCTGA
- a CDS encoding recombinase family protein has protein sequence MTVESLAAPVAFSYQRVSSGQQVVGHGLDRQADAAALWCAANGHQLDQQLAFSDRGRSAYSGRHLKGALGHFLELAQFGQLGPSPVLLVEAIDRLSRQEPLDAIETILSGLVGSGVRVITLEDQQEYSRVTIAADASKLLVLVVKIQAAHEFSKRNGMRSKANWAKRYEAIKAGQKDPSPRCRPFWLDWDGAAGDFKSNASTAMVQRCFQLSEQGLGHAAIGRQLTAEGFTNTAGSTVTGATTGLLLKDRRVLGEREITDPDGNTETLQGYFPVIVNLGQFDRCRALATARDTAPGRDRNSMRVRNLFAGVLRCPCGLPLGHRASHGGRYEKLLCQGHLDLRCAEQVGWLNYDEEALLLSFMAQRWDKFFSVKADTRQQRELEGQRLTLRTTLAKQQQQAANAEGNASRLLLDGQLGKDTADMLASTVRKATAAADQTKRQLLKVDAALQALLSKPSGKQMGEQIKTKVKAFLADGRQDPSERQRFNGWLRNLGVRMRLQGRHLSCLSWQEGDRWGEAHVYRAGAGKVVSDETLADMAVLGFSEVDREVRLGEIKAEKQMAAKVGRPRRQAKPVAHSVGMLQGKAVKNAAQVSSPTSSP, from the coding sequence GTGACGGTTGAGAGTCTGGCGGCGCCCGTCGCTTTCAGTTACCAGCGGGTCAGCAGTGGCCAGCAGGTCGTCGGCCATGGCCTTGATCGGCAGGCTGATGCAGCGGCGCTCTGGTGTGCGGCCAACGGCCACCAGCTCGATCAGCAGCTGGCATTTTCTGATCGCGGCAGGAGTGCATACAGCGGCCGCCACCTCAAGGGTGCTTTGGGGCACTTCCTGGAGCTGGCGCAGTTCGGGCAGCTCGGTCCCAGTCCCGTGCTGCTGGTCGAGGCCATCGACCGGCTCAGTCGGCAGGAACCGTTGGATGCCATTGAGACGATCTTGAGCGGGCTGGTCGGCAGCGGCGTGCGGGTCATCACCCTGGAGGACCAGCAGGAATACAGCCGGGTCACCATTGCCGCCGATGCCAGCAAGCTTCTGGTGCTGGTGGTGAAGATCCAGGCGGCGCACGAGTTCAGCAAGCGCAACGGGATGCGCAGCAAGGCCAACTGGGCCAAGCGCTATGAGGCCATCAAGGCAGGCCAGAAGGACCCATCGCCACGTTGCAGGCCGTTCTGGCTCGACTGGGATGGCGCTGCTGGCGACTTCAAGTCCAACGCCAGCACGGCGATGGTGCAGCGGTGTTTTCAGCTCAGCGAGCAGGGGCTGGGTCACGCCGCGATTGGCCGACAGCTCACGGCTGAGGGTTTCACCAACACCGCCGGCAGCACAGTGACGGGCGCCACCACTGGCCTGCTCCTGAAGGATCGCCGGGTGTTGGGGGAGCGTGAGATCACTGATCCAGACGGCAACACCGAGACGCTGCAGGGTTACTTCCCGGTGATCGTCAACCTCGGTCAATTCGACCGCTGCCGTGCTCTGGCCACGGCGAGAGATACGGCACCAGGGCGAGATCGCAACTCGATGCGGGTGCGCAACCTGTTTGCCGGGGTGCTGAGATGCCCCTGCGGCCTGCCATTGGGGCATCGCGCCAGCCATGGCGGCAGGTACGAGAAGCTTCTTTGCCAGGGACATCTCGATCTGCGTTGCGCCGAGCAGGTCGGTTGGCTCAACTACGACGAGGAAGCGTTGCTGCTGTCCTTCATGGCGCAACGGTGGGACAAGTTCTTCAGCGTTAAGGCCGATACGCGCCAGCAGCGGGAGCTTGAGGGGCAGCGCCTTACGCTGCGGACCACGTTGGCCAAGCAGCAGCAGCAGGCCGCTAACGCGGAGGGGAACGCTTCACGGCTCCTTCTCGATGGCCAGCTGGGTAAGGACACGGCGGACATGTTGGCTAGCACCGTGCGGAAAGCCACGGCAGCCGCAGATCAGACCAAGCGCCAGCTACTGAAGGTGGATGCAGCGCTGCAGGCGTTGCTGTCTAAGCCCAGCGGCAAACAGATGGGCGAGCAGATCAAGACCAAGGTGAAGGCCTTCCTGGCGGATGGTCGTCAAGATCCTTCGGAGCGGCAGCGATTCAATGGCTGGTTAAGGAATCTCGGTGTGCGGATGAGACTCCAGGGCCGACACCTCAGCTGCCTCAGCTGGCAGGAAGGCGACCGTTGGGGTGAGGCTCACGTCTACCGGGCGGGGGCGGGAAAGGTGGTTTCTGACGAGACCCTCGCTGACATGGCCGTCCTTGGCTTCAGCGAGGTCGATAGGGAAGTGCGGTTGGGGGAGATCAAGGCTGAGAAGCAAATGGCCGCAAAGGTTGGCCGGCCGCGACGGCAAGCCAAGCCTGTTGCGCATTCTGTGGGGATGCTCCAAGGCAAGGCGGTAAAAAATGCAGCCCAGGTCTCCAGTCCCACGTCATCACCGTGA
- a CDS encoding ATP-binding cassette domain-containing protein, whose product MPVYARHDVMVVDQNLRPLVQWLAERHGTAYTPLAFAPADHLEHLKGLLEQAGLIWVLLSLGPTDLQNDCGDLILLADNGPLLLLSDPRGYQVRDPSAPRQPARRLHRSDLPQAPAPWQALGVSPALTGDEVSATALVHFSYGPATQQAAVLIASAILGLAIGFLLAIGKEVGAARWIAGLGSVGLLLGAGLALLSDPFRPALITALLSTLLGLLVPTFNTVLTNQALPDKDSGLILQMAGLLLAGALADVGLRWSETRSLLSVQQRGGHRLRLAAIHRLLQLPMSFFQDYKAGELSLRFGSIEDVQQEIQSLLSGGALQALLSAVFLLFMLRISAVLTLLAVVLALLLVGITLVIGRGSLRLERRREELLAEAGSRNLELINSVSKLRLAGVEAAALRHWWEPYGQAIHTGTAVEARTALVSVLQGVVPNLGVLLLILLITRLVADAALQPALRAPNVGQLLGFFSAFTTFIGAVASSAGLMVQAFELPVLLERAKPILSAIPESAELQRVDPGPLRGGVAYEGIQFRYGDDGPWVINDLTLRIQPGEFVAVVGSSGSGKSTLLRLLLGLVQPQKGAILIDGRPLERLRLDLVRRQIGVVPQDAALLAGTIQDVIAGGSQITPEQVWHAAEQAAIATDIQSFPMGLHTVVSEGGGNISGGQRQRLAIARALVRQPALLLLDEATSALDNRSQAEVSRNLHQMGLTRLVIAHRLSTIRHADRIVVMEAGQIVQQGSFNELSNMPGPFADLMHRQQEPTA is encoded by the coding sequence ATGCCCGTCTATGCGCGCCATGACGTCATGGTCGTCGATCAGAACCTCCGCCCTCTCGTGCAATGGCTTGCGGAACGCCATGGCACTGCTTATACCCCCCTGGCCTTTGCACCAGCCGATCATCTAGAGCACCTCAAGGGGTTGCTGGAGCAAGCAGGTTTGATCTGGGTTCTACTCAGTCTTGGTCCAACGGATCTACAGAACGACTGCGGCGATCTGATCCTGCTTGCCGATAACGGCCCCCTCCTGTTGCTCTCCGATCCCCGGGGCTATCAGGTGCGCGACCCGTCAGCCCCCAGGCAGCCAGCCCGCCGGCTGCACCGATCTGATCTGCCCCAAGCGCCGGCACCATGGCAGGCCTTAGGCGTCAGCCCCGCCCTAACAGGTGATGAGGTGTCGGCAACGGCACTCGTTCACTTCAGCTACGGGCCAGCGACCCAGCAAGCCGCTGTGCTGATCGCCTCTGCCATTCTTGGCCTGGCGATTGGCTTTCTGCTGGCTATCGGCAAGGAGGTAGGCGCGGCTCGATGGATCGCCGGTCTCGGCAGCGTGGGCCTCTTGCTGGGGGCTGGCCTTGCACTGCTAAGCGATCCCTTCAGGCCAGCGCTGATCACGGCCCTGCTGAGCACGCTGCTCGGCCTGCTTGTGCCCACCTTCAACACTGTGCTCACCAACCAGGCTCTCCCCGACAAGGACAGTGGGCTGATCCTGCAGATGGCGGGCCTTCTGCTCGCCGGCGCCCTCGCCGATGTGGGTTTGCGCTGGAGCGAGACCCGCAGCCTGCTGAGCGTGCAGCAAAGGGGTGGACATCGGCTGCGGCTGGCCGCCATTCATCGCTTGCTGCAGCTCCCGATGTCGTTTTTTCAGGATTACAAAGCCGGAGAGCTCAGTCTGCGGTTCGGATCGATCGAGGACGTACAGCAGGAGATCCAGTCACTGCTCAGCGGCGGAGCGCTACAGGCTCTGCTGAGCGCCGTGTTTCTACTTTTCATGCTCCGCATCAGCGCCGTCCTCACTCTCCTGGCGGTGGTGCTCGCCCTACTCCTGGTGGGGATCACACTGGTCATTGGCCGGGGCAGCCTGCGGTTGGAACGCCGCCGGGAAGAGCTACTGGCGGAGGCGGGAAGCCGCAACCTGGAACTGATCAACAGCGTCTCCAAGTTGCGTTTGGCGGGTGTGGAAGCTGCCGCCCTGCGGCACTGGTGGGAGCCCTATGGCCAGGCGATTCACACGGGCACCGCAGTGGAGGCGCGCACCGCCCTGGTGTCCGTGCTTCAGGGCGTGGTGCCCAATCTGGGCGTGCTGCTTTTGATCCTGCTCATCACCCGGCTGGTGGCCGATGCCGCCCTGCAACCAGCGTTGCGGGCTCCGAACGTCGGCCAGCTCCTGGGCTTCTTCTCGGCCTTTACCACCTTTATCGGTGCCGTTGCCAGCAGCGCTGGGCTGATGGTTCAAGCCTTTGAGCTGCCCGTACTGCTGGAGCGGGCCAAACCCATCCTCAGCGCCATCCCCGAATCCGCTGAGCTCCAAAGGGTGGACCCAGGGCCGTTGCGAGGAGGGGTTGCCTACGAAGGCATTCAATTTCGCTACGGGGACGATGGTCCTTGGGTGATCAACGACCTGACGCTCCGCATCCAGCCCGGGGAATTCGTGGCAGTGGTGGGCTCCTCAGGCAGCGGTAAGTCGACCCTGCTGCGCCTGCTTCTTGGGCTGGTACAGCCCCAGAAGGGCGCCATCCTCATTGATGGCAGGCCACTAGAGCGCCTGCGGCTGGATTTGGTGCGCCGGCAAATCGGCGTGGTGCCCCAGGATGCCGCCCTCCTGGCAGGCACCATCCAAGACGTGATAGCCGGTGGGAGCCAGATCACGCCGGAGCAGGTTTGGCATGCCGCAGAGCAAGCCGCCATCGCCACCGACATCCAGTCCTTCCCGATGGGCCTGCACACCGTTGTCTCTGAGGGAGGAGGCAACATCTCGGGAGGTCAGCGGCAGCGGCTGGCCATCGCCCGGGCACTGGTGCGGCAACCAGCCCTTTTGCTACTTGATGAAGCCACAAGCGCCCTCGACAACCGCAGCCAGGCTGAGGTGAGCCGCAACCTGCATCAAATGGGTCTGACACGACTGGTGATCGCCCACAGGCTGAGCACTATTCGCCACGCCGACCGCATCGTCGTCATGGAGGCGGGACAGATCGTGCAGCAAGGATCCTTCAACGAACTCAGCAACATGCCGGGTCCCTTCGCCGACCTGATGCACCGCCAGCAGGAACCCACCGCATGA
- a CDS encoding NHLP family bacteriocin export ABC transporter peptidase/permease/ATPase subunit produces MGRIRTPTVLQMEASECGAACLGILLRHYGRVVPLLELRKVCGVTRDGSNAASLLRAGALYGLEGKGYRMDLEALLQQRPPLILFWEFNHFLVFEGFQGNRVALNDPATGPRWVSLETFSAGFTGVVLQLVPGPSFQQGGRDTKAWRLVGGRLQQEWRAALFTLLAGLLLLLPQLAMPVFTQIYIDDVWGSSLRDWLKPMLWAMALAITVQAIGSQLQQLGIRHLSQRLESQGALAFERHVLDLPDGFFRQRYAGDISQRQSLNRTVADFIAQKLLPLINGGLLLVLYLLLTLSYSPKLGLVVAITTALNALLVMVSLRQQRDATQQLEKDSGKAEGTLTAALMEIEMVKSTAIETDVMQRFDGYQRKAQAFLHRLSLRQAALGLWPNLLSQLNTLGVLIVGFLLVVDGRLTLGMLLSAQQVASGLKGEVDRLVGFVADLPEVETAVLRLDDVLSHPIDPLLQYATPAQLSPWPAERQQLSGLVEIKDLGFSFSPVRPSVISDLSITISPGMRVALVGESGSGKSTVARLIAGLLPASSGSILFDGYPLTAIPRNVAVGSLAMVQQDITIYGLSIRENLRLWRSDLTDLQLLQACREAQFDWFIETLPGGLNTVLQEGGRNLSGGQRQRLELARALLQDPAILILDEATSALDADTEWRIEEALRCRSCTQIVVAHRLSSIQDADLILVLDGGVVVQRGRHQSLIRESEGAYAKLLKTEGS; encoded by the coding sequence ATGGGCAGGATCCGCACCCCAACCGTTCTGCAAATGGAAGCCAGCGAATGCGGGGCGGCCTGCCTGGGGATCCTGCTGCGCCACTATGGCCGGGTCGTGCCCCTGTTGGAGCTTCGCAAGGTGTGCGGCGTGACCCGTGATGGCAGCAATGCCGCCAGCCTGCTGCGTGCTGGCGCGCTCTATGGGCTGGAGGGCAAGGGCTACCGGATGGATCTAGAGGCTCTGCTGCAACAGCGCCCGCCTCTGATCCTCTTCTGGGAGTTCAATCACTTCCTGGTGTTCGAAGGGTTTCAAGGCAACCGGGTGGCCCTCAACGATCCGGCCACGGGGCCCCGCTGGGTGAGTCTGGAAACCTTCAGTGCAGGCTTCACTGGGGTCGTGCTGCAACTGGTGCCCGGGCCATCCTTCCAGCAGGGTGGCAGGGATACCAAGGCCTGGAGGCTGGTGGGGGGCAGGCTCCAGCAGGAATGGCGCGCAGCCCTCTTCACTCTTCTGGCTGGCTTGCTGCTGCTCCTGCCTCAGCTGGCGATGCCGGTCTTTACCCAGATCTACATCGACGATGTGTGGGGATCCTCACTGCGGGACTGGCTTAAGCCCATGCTCTGGGCCATGGCGCTCGCGATCACTGTGCAGGCCATCGGCAGCCAACTTCAGCAACTGGGCATCCGCCACCTGAGCCAAAGGCTGGAGAGCCAGGGAGCGTTGGCCTTCGAGCGCCATGTACTGGATCTGCCGGATGGCTTCTTCCGCCAGCGCTACGCCGGCGACATCAGCCAGCGGCAGTCGCTTAACCGCACGGTGGCCGACTTCATCGCGCAGAAGCTCCTGCCCCTCATCAACGGGGGCCTGCTGCTGGTGCTGTACCTGCTGCTCACCCTGAGCTACAGCCCGAAGCTGGGGCTGGTGGTGGCCATCACCACGGCCCTCAATGCTCTGCTTGTGATGGTGAGCCTGCGACAACAGCGGGATGCCACCCAGCAGCTGGAGAAGGATTCCGGTAAGGCAGAGGGCACCCTGACGGCTGCCCTGATGGAGATCGAAATGGTGAAAAGCACGGCCATCGAGACGGATGTGATGCAGCGCTTTGATGGCTACCAGAGAAAGGCCCAGGCTTTCCTACATCGTCTATCGCTGCGGCAGGCAGCGCTCGGCCTCTGGCCCAACCTGCTCAGCCAGCTCAACACCCTGGGCGTGTTAATAGTGGGGTTCCTGCTCGTAGTTGATGGTCGTCTTACCCTTGGGATGCTGCTGTCCGCCCAGCAGGTGGCTTCTGGCCTCAAGGGAGAAGTAGACCGACTAGTTGGTTTTGTGGCCGACCTTCCTGAGGTCGAAACAGCAGTTCTACGTCTTGACGACGTGCTGAGTCACCCCATTGATCCTTTGTTGCAATACGCCACACCGGCACAGTTGTCGCCATGGCCTGCCGAACGCCAACAGCTATCAGGGCTTGTAGAAATTAAAGATCTAGGGTTCAGCTTTTCTCCTGTTCGCCCCTCTGTGATCAGTGATCTAAGTATCACAATCTCTCCGGGTATGCGAGTGGCCTTGGTCGGAGAAAGTGGCTCTGGGAAGAGCACGGTAGCGAGGCTGATCGCGGGGCTTCTGCCAGCAAGCAGCGGTTCCATCCTCTTTGATGGCTATCCACTCACTGCCATCCCCAGGAATGTTGCAGTTGGTTCATTGGCGATGGTGCAGCAGGACATCACCATTTATGGGTTGAGCATCCGAGAGAATCTTCGGCTTTGGCGATCGGATCTCACAGATTTACAGCTATTACAAGCATGCAGAGAGGCCCAGTTTGATTGGTTCATTGAAACGCTGCCCGGGGGTCTCAACACCGTCTTGCAAGAGGGAGGCCGAAATCTCTCAGGCGGCCAGAGGCAGCGCCTGGAACTTGCAAGAGCACTTCTTCAAGATCCCGCAATCTTAATTCTGGATGAGGCTACGAGTGCTCTTGACGCCGATACAGAATGGCGTATTGAAGAAGCACTGCGATGCAGATCCTGCACACAGATTGTCGTCGCTCATCGTCTTAGTTCGATTCAAGATGCTGATCTTATTCTTGTTCTCGATGGTGGCGTGGTCGTCCAGCGAGGCCGCCATCAGAGCTTAATACGTGAATCAGAGGGGGCTTACGCAAAATTATTGAAAACGGAAGGAAGCTGA
- the istA gene encoding IS21 family transposase, which translates to MLETLVPMRRDQGMPAPLTSHQRNLFMTKRRGGSSQEAAAAAAGISVRSARRIECNQLQPRANQPRGRTRPDPLVGVWEEELVPLLQRSPALTPITLLEHLQQQKPDVDWIPLQRTLQRRVREWKALHGPAPEVIFPLSYEPGEIAFCDFTQLKGVEVTIAGQVFPHLLFHYRLAWSGWSYAQVVQGGESFAALSEGLQNALAACGGVPGELRTDRLSAACRNRNGSFSSDITRRYHALCSHYSLAYSRNNLGVAHENGRVESPHGHLKRRIEQALLLRGSSDFETLAEYQAFLAAVIDQYNRPRLIRLEQEQAALRPLPRFRFADYDIEQLTVRRTSTIEVRRVVYSVPPRLIDQRLTVRIFHDRLQLLLGRQIACELERRHGGVERHGRAWSIDLEHLIDALRRKPRALLHCSYQRELFPDERWWQLWQQLRNGGDRDAAARLMVEALYVGCRLAGYEPVLVWLEKAHQRQGLSLAALQQRFRLPPHRPHPPQRIPQHSLQSYDDLLALHPAAPGGGSRPADPAATAAVGMDPLPLAEHRLAC; encoded by the coding sequence GTGCTGGAGACCCTGGTGCCGATGCGCAGGGACCAGGGGATGCCGGCACCACTGACAAGCCACCAACGCAACCTGTTCATGACGAAACGACGAGGCGGCAGCAGCCAGGAGGCTGCTGCCGCGGCGGCGGGCATCTCAGTGCGCAGTGCTCGCCGGATTGAATGCAATCAGCTGCAGCCGCGGGCGAACCAGCCCCGTGGCCGCACCCGCCCCGATCCGCTGGTGGGGGTATGGGAGGAGGAGCTGGTGCCGTTGCTGCAGCGTTCACCCGCGCTGACGCCGATCACGCTCCTGGAGCATCTGCAGCAGCAGAAACCTGATGTGGACTGGATTCCGCTACAGCGCACCCTGCAGCGTCGGGTGCGGGAGTGGAAGGCACTGCACGGCCCGGCGCCGGAGGTGATCTTCCCTTTGAGCTATGAGCCTGGCGAAATTGCCTTCTGTGACTTCACCCAGCTCAAGGGGGTGGAGGTGACGATCGCCGGCCAGGTGTTCCCCCATCTGCTGTTCCACTACCGCCTGGCCTGGAGCGGCTGGAGCTACGCGCAGGTGGTCCAGGGCGGCGAGAGTTTTGCCGCCCTCTCCGAGGGTCTGCAGAACGCTCTGGCTGCCTGCGGCGGGGTGCCAGGTGAACTGCGCACCGACCGGTTATCAGCAGCGTGCCGTAACCGCAACGGCAGTTTTAGCTCCGACATCACCCGCCGTTATCACGCCCTCTGCAGCCACTACAGCCTGGCCTACAGCCGCAACAACCTGGGGGTGGCGCATGAGAACGGCCGTGTGGAGAGTCCCCATGGCCATCTCAAGCGGCGGATCGAGCAGGCGTTGCTGCTGCGCGGCAGCAGTGATTTCGAGACGCTGGCTGAATACCAGGCTTTTCTGGCCGCGGTGATTGACCAGTACAACAGGCCGCGCCTGATCCGGCTGGAGCAGGAGCAGGCGGCGCTGCGGCCACTACCGCGGTTTCGTTTTGCCGACTACGACATTGAACAGCTCACGGTGCGGCGCACCAGCACGATCGAGGTACGCAGAGTCGTGTATTCGGTGCCGCCGCGGCTGATCGACCAGCGGCTGACGGTGCGGATCTTCCACGACCGGCTGCAGCTGCTTCTGGGCCGGCAGATCGCCTGCGAACTGGAGCGGCGCCACGGCGGTGTCGAGCGTCATGGGCGGGCGTGGAGCATCGATCTGGAGCACCTGATCGATGCGCTCAGGCGCAAACCCCGGGCATTGCTGCACTGCAGTTACCAGCGGGAGCTGTTCCCCGATGAGCGCTGGTGGCAGCTGTGGCAGCAGCTGCGCAATGGCGGTGACCGTGACGCCGCCGCCCGATTGATGGTCGAGGCGCTGTATGTGGGCTGCCGCCTGGCGGGCTACGAGCCAGTGCTGGTTTGGCTCGAGAAGGCCCATCAACGGCAAGGGCTGTCGCTGGCGGCGCTGCAGCAACGCTTCCGGCTGCCGCCCCATCGCCCCCACCCACCGCAACGCATTCCCCAACACAGCCTGCAGAGCTATGACGACCTCCTTGCCCTCCATCCCGCGGCCCCAGGCGGCGGAAGCCGCCCTGCCGATCCTGCTGCGACAGCTGCGGTTGGCATGGATCCGCTGCCACTGGCAGAGCATCGCCTCGCATGCTGA